The genomic window AAAGTTCTCTCTCATTCCAACGGTTTGGAATTTTTAAGAGTGAAGAGACTAAAAGTTCCATAAAGAAATGCCATGAATCTAAAGGAAATTCTAGGGCATGCATGCTagatcaacaaaaaaattttatgcagcagaaAAGATCTAATCTATAACATGCATCTTTGAGATAACATCTCTTTAAAGCCGGATCTATCATGTCCTTAAGATCAAAAcataaaataaatcaaacataACCATGAAGATCAGATCTTCACCTTAGCGCGGATAGATATTCACCGCGATTTAATGATCGTGGATATCTTTTCGGATTTCTTGaagagccgcacatgtgtctgacTTCTACAAGTATCCACGGGAAAGATCTAGGATGCTCCTCTTgattttcttctccaaaaaatcagcatgcaCCTTGCAGAGAgcgaagggaagaagaagagagaactcTCTTGGCGTGTAGGTGGGACGCCCAATTTCTTTGGGCGTGGCGATGGAGGGGGCGGCTTGGAGAAGGttgggatgcccaacacttggGCGTGAGAGAGATAGAGGATGCGTGAGGCTAGAAAGAGGGCTGCAGGGTTTTGGTTCTCCAAAAGCTAGGGTTTGAGATCTCATCTcaatgggtttaaataggcccaaaAGGACTCCTAAAAGGTTTCAGACTATGACTCATTCAAAACCTTAACCCAGAAGGACTCTTGACTCCTTGTCAAACTTGACATCCTTATCAATTTGAGCCATCCCTccctcttttctcatgcacaaaccaGATGGGGCATGCGCCCCATCTTTCCCCTCATCTTGTCGCACAAGATAAGGGGACACCAACAATTGGCACCCCTTTGGATCCAATCCAAATGGGCACAAGCCCATTTCCTCCACACTTAATTCAGATGGGAGCCCAACTATTGGCGCCTTATCTTGCATGCTTTTGACTTGGTCAAATCTCCATCCCATAGGGATTCCaagtctcaaaaaaatttaggtttaaccatgtgctagcatggtattcctaaacccaataagatttcataaatcctaattcaattgaaACCACATGAGCTCAATCGCACAATCCTAGACCAATTCCCTTTATGTgtaatcctataggttcaattctgtctgatagtgagatatattatgatctccatcatcaatatcattgaaactcttttcaatgaattgGAGCACTTTCCAATTTAGCCAattaagaattattgatcatctaaataattctcattgatcccacaatccaccagtgacacctagcagtatgtaatagcaatccagcagaactgaatgaatgaacctctaggtgcaattaCCATATGATTCTGTTcttctatcgtaagtcccgaTGAAACGAAGGTTATGGATATCTCGTCAAACCCCACATCTGTCATATGTTAGATTcaatcgacttgagttcattgTAAAactttatggaaactcttttccatcattcataTTGCCATGGCCATGAACTTCAGAACTCAGTATCATGATCCACATAGAACTTCTTCttatctaccaagatcgataaatcccatctaggcacacatcctattcctataatgaacctactgcagccaacatacacctcaagattccgtatgactagaagatcgagttatagtgtagtcaaactacagcaatttcATTATGAATAGCTgaagcaccgcaggtcaaaaaattattcactactgcagcatcaagaatgtcactgacgagaaggtagatattCAAGTGAttactcgtgttggtcatgcttggtacctttgttctctaacaatcatctgtacttgctctagtgtctccacactgtagattcgagatccatctatcctaaaGGAAAAATATCTGTACAccaatctatccggatcaatcaccgtccCCGTGATGATCCAACGGTCACAAGCAATTTATGAATCAATCATTAATGAcacgtctcaaattttcaactcttgagaatatatgtcattactcttattaattcattggacgattcatagacattacataatatgaatgaaaaaatcaacccaattttatttcattaataagtcaaaattacaaattatgcccttagaaagattacatgtgtcggcctaattgacttctaggacatacatctaacaatcttccacttgcactaaagccaatcggccacaaatttaagtcccatcttctcaagatggacttcgatcttttgctggctcaGTTGCTTTGTTAGTGGGTCAATCACGTCAACTCTCTGTATCTCGATGTAGTTCTTTTCGAGAAAATTGCGGATGAAATGGAATCATCGCTCTATGTgtttgaacttctgatgagacctaagctccttagctaggactatggcATCGTTGTTGTCGTAATAAAGTGGAATGAcgtctgatggcatcacacccaactccgtgacaaacttcttgaaccaaaatgcctcctttgcagcttccgacGCGGCGATGTACTTAGCTTCCATGGTGGAGTCTACTATGACAGgctgtttggaactttttcaactcataacaccaccattgcataagaaaatactATCTGATATCGACTttcaatcatcaatatcagatataaaagtctgaatcagtatatccctgcACCCTCAACTCTCCTCCTCCAAAGACCAAAAacatatccttaatccttctgaagtacttaaagatacatttcatagaTGTCTAATGCTCttcgtctagattcgactgatatctgctagtgacactcacagcatgagctatgtcagatcgtgtatatagcatggcatacacaaGACTCCCTATAGCTgaaacataagggatcttgctcatacgttcaatctctTTCGATGTGTTGGGGCACattttcttggaaagatgaatttcATGCCTAAAGGGCACAAGTCGCCTTTTAGAGTTTTCTATGTCGAACCTTTTCAGTACCTCCTCTACGTACATCCTCTGTGAAAGGTCtagcattattttagatctatctctatagaccttaattccCAAAATAAAGGATGCTTCCCCAAGGTtcatcatggagaattctttagacaaccataatttgactgaggtcaacatggaaatgtcattcgCAATAGcattctcactgatctttttgaacacacatggttcctcattttttatgaaaccaaacgatttaattatattattaaaacgagtgttccagctccgagatacttgcttaagtccataaatagacttttgcagcttgcaaactttgtgatctccatcactggacgtgaaacccaaaggctgctctataAAGATATCTTCCTcagatatccatttaaaaaaacagttttcacatctatttgccatatctcataatcgtgatatgctacaatagcaagcaatgttcaAATGGACTTCAGCATAGCTACTGACGAAAAGatgtcctgatagtcaataccttcgtatTGAttgtaacctttagccacaagtcttGCTTTAAAGATCTCTACCTTTCTATCCGAACCAATCTTtctcttgtagatctatttacacccaataggtacaataccttctgatgaatctactaaggtccagacttggtttgagtgcattgagtcaatctctgactaccttgcctttaaccatttctcgaagttgatatctgatatcacctcgttataggtcttggggtcatctccATGTATCCTATTTCCAacgaggaatatttcctctacatcttcTGTGATGATACCTAAGTATCTCTCAGGAGGATGGaatatcctactagatctacgaggtggaggagatgCGTGATTGGCTCTAATTAAATAGGTTCCATAGGTTTTGAAACTCGTTGTTCTTCAGAGACTCTCTCTTCGAGTCCAATCTATCTCCTaatacctccatcttggataaactatttttcaagaaagatggCATGTTGgctcataatcatattatgatcctgtgggagatagaaataatatcttaaagactctttaagatatcctataaaacgagCTTTCAaagacctaacctctaacttattcgtctgttgtctcttgacatgggccagacatctccaaatttTGAGGTGACCTAGACTCGATTTTTTACCAtgacatatctcatatgatgtggtaggaacaattttagagaaaatcctatttaacaaataatttGTTGTAAATAAACTATGATCCCAAAGAAACATAGAaaggtcagtgaagctcatcatggaccaaaccatatctaataaggatcgatttctccattctgaaatcccgttgaattgaggcattccaagtggagtccattatgagactatgccatattCTTTGAGATAACTGAGAAATTTtctactaaggtattcacctccttgatctgatcgaagaatctttaaaatttttttaatttgtttctctGCTTTATTGAATTACTTGAACCTTTCaaaacttcagacttgtgttataagatacacatatccatatcttgaatgatcatcggtaaagatgatgaagtaaagATAACCTCCTCtggccagcacatcaaatgggccacacacatcaatatgtaccaaaataagtattttagtggtctttttttcttatcccacaaaggacaGCTTGATCATCTTTTTTTGAAGGCAGGATTCACAGATCGGATATGACTCAGAAAACTCAGaagtcaatgagcccaagagTCCATCTTTCTCCAATCTGTTAATCTCAAGGTTTTAGAAATCGATACCGAGGTCCGTACCGATTCCTACTCGGTacggtaccataccataccgactCATACAgacattaaaaaaatcaaaaaaattcccaCCCACCATCACTAAAAAAATCGTGCTGAACTGTATCAAACCGGATCTGtactgcaccgaatgggattgaGCCATCCGATTTCGAGCGGTTCAGGTAGAAACCGTACCGAACCGACCAATACAGTGCGATTCGGGCCATGTATCGAAAAATCGGTTTGAATCGGATCGATTTTCCATCGATACGGTACGATACAGGATGTACCGACTGATTTGGACTGGTACAGAATACCATAGTTAATCCTTTCTCCTATATaatctagcctaaggtgccacatatacttcaAATTAATTTCATCTTTTGATCTTTTAGATCTTATGGCACTCACTTCCTGCTCGGTAACATTCACAgacacatcaacatgtaactgatagagactgttTATTAAGAACTACTTAcaactattttattttcaaaataaatgatacagtagtccttatgaaaactaattacatagtTGTCCTATGCTAAACaagaaacagaaattaaatttctgctaGCAGCAAATACATAGTAACAATCCCTAAAAATTAAACTAACACCagatggtaatcgcagaggatagatcTCCACAATCACAGCAATAACTCTTGCCCCGTTTCTGACTCGTAGGATCATTTCTCTTTCCTTTAGCCTTCTActatcctcaagaccctacatagaagtgcacaaatgagcactaaaattagagtctataatccaactgaaaataaaaaaaaatcgtaAGCTTAGTTTTAATAATAAGCAgatcagacataccttcagaaggtgtgcCGTCCTTGTTCTTCAGACTCGTCAGGTAAgcaagacagttcctcttccaatggccGTTATTGttgtagtggaaacactttcctttcTCTGCGACCTTCTTCCTGAAAACTTTCTTCATCGACCTGTTCTCCACTTTTTGCTTCTTCACGAActtcttcttttcagtagactttctcttgaaaaataAAGTTCGCTCCATAGTTAGGacagtatcccttgaactcttcaaggtccctttagtagtaaccagcatattcaacAGCTCGAGCTTGGTGcactgaatcttattcatatggtagtttacaataaactgcATATATGAATCAATAAGGGACTGCAGGATCATATCAATCTGCAATTTCTTGTCCATGGACatgccaagcttctcaagctcctccatatccttaatcattgtcagaCAATGCTCATGGGCAgattgtccatcacgcatcttcgccttgaagagtctcttggatacttcgtagTGAACTGCGCAgctttgctcaccatataactcttatagATAAGTCAGTATGCCCCTGGCAGTCTTCATATCCTCATGCTGACGTTGAAGTTCATTAGACATAGATGCCAATACGTAGCACCAGACCTTATTTTCATCGTCCAACCACTTTTTATGAGAAGCCCTCTGATCAGGGGTCGGACAAGCTGGCAGAGAAAATTTCTTGATCAATTACATGGTTTAGCTTCTCGAAACTtaagactatcttcaattttcagAGCCAATCTTTGAAATTAGGCCTAGTCAATCGGTTGGTCTCTAGGATATGAGCAAGTGGATTGGAAGCAGACATTTTCTACAGAgagaagattctaattagattttgtatttGACTTCTTTCAGTTTGTTTTAGagctttattttaaaaataaacttgacTCTCATTATTTCTTCGGATCTCCCACACTCCTTGGACGAAGAAACGAAAACCTCTATGATTAAGATTTTAAGTGGATACTGCGGTcccaccaattggcacaccacctCACTTGACAGTTATTGACGATGTGTCAAccaataagtggacaactcttgtccaatgcttcttAAGCAAATTGCAATGGTCACCGATCTCTAAATGTTGAAGCCTCATCTGACAGTTATTGGCCTCAttccttaattaagtcagacccatcgttttTATGAAAATGAAGCCGTCATTGgaactctcacctaacagttattagatcCAACTCCATCTCCACCCTGCAGCATCTCATGCTTAATAaagtggttgcatctttccaaTGCAACTGCACCACTATCCAACCAAAAACAATCAACATCAGGAAGGGCCCGcacttctacaatggtggaaga from Elaeis guineensis isolate ETL-2024a chromosome 9, EG11, whole genome shotgun sequence includes these protein-coding regions:
- the LOC140851744 gene encoding uncharacterized protein — encoded protein: MRDGQSAHEHCLTMIKDMEELEKLGMSMDKKLQIDMILQSLIDSYMQFIVNYHMNKIQCTKLELLNMLVTTKGTLKSSRDTVLTMERTLFFKRKSTEKKKFVKKQKVENRSMKKVFRKKVAEKGKCFHYNNNGHWKRNCLAYLTSLKNKDGTPSEGS